Within Lolium rigidum isolate FL_2022 chromosome 5, APGP_CSIRO_Lrig_0.1, whole genome shotgun sequence, the genomic segment GACATGATCATTTGGCTGTATTCAGATGTGTAATTTATTTTCTATTGTCGAACCTTTGGCTGTATTCTCTTGTTGAACCTCTGGATGTTAGTTGTGTGTTATTTGTTTGTGTTATACAAGACCATATTGTTATTAGTTGTGTGTTATTTGACTATGTTGTATCATTTGCTGGTTTAATATTGTAGCTATGGTAAAAGAAACATCAAGAGCATCTTGGTCCCATTCCTATGAGAGAGGTTTAGCCGAGCTACTAGTAGAGCACAATGTTCCAGTCTACAGAGGTCAGAATGGTTGGGTAGCAGAAGGGTGGAAGAGCATCGTATCAAAATTCAATCTCAAGTTTCCATCTGCTCAGTTCACAAAGCAGCAGATCCAGGAGAAAGAAAAGGACATGAAAGCAAATTACAAAGCAGTTCGAGATGCTCGAAAACAGAGTGGTACAGGCTGGGATGATTCGCTGAATATGATAATTGCCGAGCCAATAATCTGGGAAAAACTGAAGAAGGTAAAAATTATTGCATTCCAATGCAGCTTTTGTTTTATGCAACATATTGATGCTGACCATGCTTTTTCATAGGACTATCCAAGGGTGAAGAGGTATGAAGGAAAGCCATTTTTGTTGTTCCCTATACTGGCTTCACTCTATGAAGGTATAGTTTCTTGTGCCACTCTATAAAATATAATTACTTTCTAGTTTATCGTGTGTTTATCTAGTTTATCTTGTGCTTACCTAGTTTGCATGGAGCAGGTAGTATTGCTACAGGAGATCTGAACTTTCTATCAATTCCTAGTGTGGACCTTACAAGTGATGTTGTTTCGCCCACCGACTCGTCTACAAATCAACATGGAATGGTAAATCC encodes:
- the LOC124658145 gene encoding L10-interacting MYB domain-containing protein-like; translation: MVKETSRASWSHSYERGLAELLVEHNVPVYRGQNGWVAEGWKSIVSKFNLKFPSAQFTKQQIQEKEKDMKANYKAVRDARKQSGTGWDDSLNMIIAEPIIWEKLKKDYPRVKRYEGKPFLLFPILASLYEGSIATGDLNFLSIPSVDLTSDVVSPTDSSTNQHGMVNPFSTTHDAGQSSNMHGQEAEPTTSASSGQKVDEPVKKKRKQSQIAQVLEDYVDFKKQQSQTFVEEMKEPKQKDQFTIASCVAALETIEEEELSIAEKSKALRLFKCQLNREIFLNTKDPILRTFWLKEEISAMEKA